One Psychrobacillus glaciei genomic region harbors:
- a CDS encoding amidohydrolase has protein sequence MINQIIKQSVTTNKEELTALRRKLHSEPELSFEEFKTTAFICEYLDNLGISYRKTEPTGVIAEIQGAPGGKTVALRGDMDALPVQQLNTHVPYASKEEGKMHACGHDAHTSMLLIAAKALSEIKDQLPGNVRLLFQPAEEAAAGAKAMVAQGAMNGVDNVFGIHIWSQMPTHKVSCTPGPSFAAADIFKVKFKGRGGHGAIPEACIDAAIVASSFVMNVQTVISRTIDPQSPAVLTVGKMVVGTRFNVIAENAEIEGTVRTFHADTRDHIEKSITEYADSVADIYGATAEVEYIRGTDAVDNDEVSAKLVQQVAAEAFGPDVLFNEKPTMGGEDFSAFLTKAPGSFALVGSGNPEKDTEWAHHHGNFDIDEDALVTGAELYAQYAWAYLNK, from the coding sequence ATGATAAATCAAATTATTAAACAATCGGTTACAACTAATAAGGAAGAGTTAACCGCACTACGTCGTAAACTACATAGCGAACCAGAGCTATCTTTTGAAGAATTCAAAACGACAGCATTTATTTGCGAATACTTAGATAACCTTGGCATTTCATACCGAAAAACTGAACCTACAGGGGTTATCGCTGAAATCCAAGGAGCGCCTGGAGGCAAAACGGTTGCACTTCGTGGAGATATGGATGCACTTCCTGTTCAACAACTTAATACGCATGTGCCTTATGCATCTAAAGAAGAAGGAAAAATGCATGCATGTGGACATGATGCGCATACTTCCATGTTACTAATTGCAGCAAAAGCATTATCCGAAATAAAAGATCAACTCCCAGGTAATGTGCGTCTCCTATTCCAACCAGCTGAAGAAGCTGCTGCAGGTGCAAAAGCAATGGTAGCCCAAGGTGCAATGAATGGTGTGGACAATGTATTCGGCATTCACATTTGGTCTCAGATGCCAACTCATAAAGTTTCCTGTACGCCGGGACCATCATTTGCTGCTGCGGATATTTTCAAAGTGAAGTTCAAAGGACGCGGTGGACATGGTGCTATTCCAGAGGCTTGTATCGATGCAGCAATCGTTGCTTCTTCTTTCGTTATGAATGTGCAAACGGTTATTTCTAGAACGATCGATCCGCAAAGCCCCGCTGTTTTAACCGTCGGTAAAATGGTCGTTGGAACAAGATTTAACGTAATTGCAGAAAATGCAGAAATTGAGGGAACCGTTCGTACGTTCCATGCAGATACGCGTGATCACATTGAAAAAAGTATTACGGAATATGCCGATAGCGTTGCTGATATTTACGGTGCTACTGCAGAGGTGGAATACATTCGAGGTACGGATGCAGTTGACAATGATGAAGTAAGCGCAAAACTTGTGCAACAAGTGGCTGCAGAAGCATTTGGTCCGGATGTTCTCTTTAACGAAAAACCAACAATGGGTGGAGAAGACTTCTCTGCATTCCTAACAAAAGCTCCTGGCAGTTTTGCGCTTGTAGGAAGTGGAAATCCTGAAAAAGATACAGAATGGGCTCACCATCACGGAAATTTCGATATCGATGAAGATGCACTGGTTACTGGAGCAGAGTTATATGCACAGTACGCTTGGGCTTATTTGAATAAATAA
- the murB gene encoding UDP-N-acetylmuramate dehydrogenase has product MTKQQWFQDLITQLDPSNVKIDEALNLHTMTRMGGIADLFVTPETEDQAAFVVQYSYENDIPLLLLGNGSNMVVRDGGVRGIVLRLENLNKITIVGNKVIAESGADIIDVSRTVAKESLTGLEFACGIPGSIGGAMAMNAGAYGGEVQDVIVQCTVLTPRGEKLVLSKEALELGYRKSVITKKGYYVLSAEFELRPGTQEEIDTKIADLTFQRESKQPLEYPSAGSVFKRPPGYFAGKLIQDSGLQGKGFGGAEVSTKHAGFIVNKNNATATDYISTIEMVKKAVKENFDVELELEVKIVGENQS; this is encoded by the coding sequence TTGACTAAACAACAATGGTTTCAAGATTTAATTACTCAGTTAGATCCTAGCAATGTAAAAATAGATGAAGCACTAAACTTGCATACAATGACACGCATGGGTGGAATTGCAGACTTATTTGTTACGCCTGAAACGGAAGACCAAGCGGCTTTCGTCGTGCAATATTCGTATGAAAATGACATTCCGTTATTGCTATTAGGAAATGGCTCTAATATGGTCGTTCGAGATGGTGGCGTTCGCGGTATCGTACTTCGCTTAGAAAACCTAAATAAAATCACGATAGTTGGCAACAAAGTAATTGCGGAAAGTGGAGCAGATATTATCGATGTTTCAAGAACTGTAGCAAAGGAATCCTTAACAGGCTTAGAGTTTGCTTGTGGAATCCCTGGATCTATCGGTGGTGCAATGGCCATGAACGCTGGTGCATATGGTGGAGAAGTGCAGGATGTAATCGTTCAATGTACTGTGCTTACGCCGAGGGGTGAAAAGCTCGTTCTTTCCAAGGAAGCATTAGAACTTGGTTACCGAAAGAGTGTTATTACCAAAAAAGGTTATTATGTTCTTTCTGCAGAATTTGAATTGCGGCCTGGCACTCAAGAAGAGATAGATACGAAAATTGCGGATTTAACATTTCAACGCGAATCCAAGCAACCATTAGAATACCCTTCTGCAGGCAGTGTATTCAAACGCCCGCCTGGTTATTTTGCAGGGAAATTAATCCAAGATAGCGGATTGCAAGGAAAAGGTTTTGGAGGGGCGGAAGTTTCGACGAAGCATGCGGGATTTATTGTCAATAAAAACAATGCAACTGCTACTGATTATATAAGTACGATTGAAATGGTGAAAAAAGCAGTGAAAGAAAACTTTGATGTTGAGTTAGAATTAGAAGTGAAAATCGTTGGTGAGAATCAATCATAA
- a CDS encoding winged helix-turn-helix transcriptional regulator, with product MKEMLLCPRLAKAMELIGKRWTALIIYQLMDGAKRFNEIESSLPISGRLLSERLKELEKEGIVDRNVFSEVPVRVEYNLTDKGHALKDVVGGIESWSKEWL from the coding sequence ATGAAAGAAATGTTATTATGCCCACGTTTAGCAAAGGCAATGGAATTGATCGGAAAAAGGTGGACCGCATTAATTATTTATCAATTAATGGACGGAGCGAAACGATTTAATGAAATTGAGTCGTCTCTACCTATTAGTGGTCGATTACTTTCAGAACGTTTAAAAGAGCTAGAAAAAGAAGGTATAGTAGATAGAAATGTTTTTTCAGAAGTCCCAGTGAGAGTGGAATACAACTTGACAGACAAGGGTCATGCGCTAAAAGATGTAGTTGGTGGAATTGAATCTTGGTCTAAAGAATGGTTGTAA
- a CDS encoding penicillin acylase family protein translates to MIVKKRWKIVAWVLGIILSICVVAVVGLNMYLSSSKPIIKGSLTLSALDADVKVVRDGFGVPHIKATSDADLYRAQGFVQAQDRLFQMDLARRQASGRLSEVVGEAAVNTDKFFRTFSLRDAAEKSYDGYDAEAKDVLKWYAEGVNEFISFAKTDNKLSYEFKLLGYEPEEWTPIDSLTIGKYMTYDLGGNWSLLALRHWALSEFGEDKAKELFINYPEGAPAIMEANLSKPVNVSGYFDPSILPNEFNGSNNWVVSGEKTESGLPLLADDPHLGLSTPSIWYQMHLESPKQNVSGVIFAGIPGIILGHNEEVAWGVTNVGPDVQDLYIETPNPDDRTQFLYEGKWEQAKVRNEPIKVKGQEDVPFKVVVTRHGPIISDVLFKQEKASALFSMQWTALEPTLELQAILEMNKSSNWDEFETALEDFHAPAQNFVFAAKDGTIAYKANGRIPIRKSGDGQLPVPGDLAQYGWKGYVPYNELPTVVNPKEGFIATANNQVIDESYPYHITDFWAQSYRYERIAEVLESKSNLTKEDMMNLQMDQTNLYAREFLKQMLGSVEQLDRNGEYKNIIALLTDWNQVDSKDQAAPLIFHKWIKELPNVLLEDEMPEDVYEMLPGKGNISDQFLRNGYKDEASAWLDEYGGVDKWVYDSFVIAVADIENEFGANEKKWKWGDYHQLTFDHPLSGASPILAYLLNPKPVPIGGSNITVQAAAFGDDGRVDHGASWRFVADLTDLSQTYHIVGPGQSGHVKSVWYYNQVKDWVEGNYHTTVIDGAIENGYELILKAI, encoded by the coding sequence ATGATTGTGAAAAAAAGGTGGAAAATAGTCGCTTGGGTATTGGGGATTATCCTTTCGATATGTGTTGTTGCGGTTGTTGGTTTGAATATGTATTTATCTAGCTCAAAGCCAATCATCAAGGGGAGTCTTACTTTAAGTGCACTAGATGCGGATGTGAAAGTTGTCCGGGATGGGTTTGGGGTGCCTCATATTAAAGCTACATCAGATGCAGATTTATATCGTGCACAAGGGTTTGTACAAGCGCAAGACAGGCTTTTTCAAATGGATTTAGCTAGAAGACAAGCGAGTGGAAGATTATCGGAAGTTGTAGGTGAAGCGGCAGTAAATACGGATAAGTTTTTCCGGACATTTAGCTTGAGAGATGCTGCTGAAAAGTCCTATGATGGTTATGATGCAGAGGCAAAAGATGTATTGAAGTGGTATGCAGAAGGAGTAAATGAATTTATTTCGTTTGCCAAAACGGATAACAAGCTAAGCTATGAATTTAAACTGCTTGGATATGAACCCGAAGAGTGGACACCTATTGATTCATTAACGATAGGTAAATACATGACGTATGATTTAGGTGGTAATTGGTCTTTATTAGCACTAAGGCACTGGGCTTTAAGTGAATTTGGGGAAGATAAAGCGAAGGAATTATTCATCAATTATCCTGAAGGTGCACCAGCCATAATGGAAGCTAATTTAAGTAAACCTGTAAATGTAAGCGGCTATTTTGATCCTTCCATTTTGCCAAATGAATTTAATGGAAGTAATAACTGGGTCGTAAGTGGTGAGAAGACGGAAAGTGGACTACCTCTCCTGGCGGATGATCCGCATTTAGGATTAAGTACACCATCTATTTGGTATCAAATGCATTTAGAATCACCAAAACAAAATGTAAGTGGCGTTATTTTTGCTGGTATTCCAGGCATTATTTTAGGACATAACGAAGAGGTTGCATGGGGTGTAACGAATGTTGGACCAGACGTTCAGGATTTATATATCGAAACTCCGAATCCGGATGACCGTACACAGTTTTTGTATGAAGGGAAATGGGAGCAAGCCAAAGTACGGAATGAACCGATTAAAGTGAAAGGGCAAGAGGATGTTCCCTTCAAAGTAGTGGTCACCCGTCATGGTCCTATTATTTCAGATGTTTTATTCAAGCAAGAAAAAGCCTCAGCCTTGTTTTCCATGCAGTGGACTGCACTTGAGCCAACGCTTGAGTTACAAGCCATTTTGGAAATGAATAAATCATCTAACTGGGATGAATTCGAAACTGCTTTAGAAGATTTCCATGCACCAGCACAAAACTTTGTGTTTGCCGCAAAAGATGGAACAATTGCATATAAAGCGAACGGCCGAATACCGATTCGTAAATCGGGTGATGGACAATTGCCTGTACCAGGCGATTTGGCTCAATATGGTTGGAAAGGGTATGTTCCGTATAATGAGCTTCCCACAGTTGTGAATCCTAAGGAAGGGTTTATTGCTACTGCAAATAATCAAGTGATAGATGAATCATACCCGTATCATATTACCGACTTTTGGGCGCAATCTTACCGATATGAACGAATTGCGGAAGTGTTAGAAAGTAAATCTAATTTAACAAAAGAAGATATGATGAACCTGCAAATGGATCAAACAAATTTATATGCAAGAGAGTTTTTAAAACAAATGCTCGGTTCTGTGGAACAGTTAGATAGAAACGGTGAGTATAAAAATATCATCGCTTTATTAACAGACTGGAATCAAGTAGATAGTAAGGACCAAGCAGCCCCACTCATATTTCACAAATGGATAAAAGAGCTACCAAATGTCTTATTGGAAGATGAAATGCCGGAAGATGTTTATGAGATGTTGCCAGGGAAAGGGAATATCTCCGATCAGTTTCTTCGGAATGGGTACAAAGATGAAGCGAGCGCTTGGCTAGATGAATATGGTGGAGTGGACAAATGGGTGTACGACTCGTTCGTGATAGCGGTCGCAGATATAGAAAATGAGTTTGGAGCGAATGAAAAAAAGTGGAAATGGGGAGATTATCACCAACTTACGTTTGATCATCCATTATCTGGTGCATCACCAATTTTAGCTTATCTTCTAAATCCAAAACCAGTACCGATTGGTGGGTCAAATATTACCGTTCAAGCAGCTGCTTTTGGAGACGATGGTAGAGTAGATCACGGAGCTTCTTGGCGATTCGTAGCTGATTTGACTGATTTATCTCAGACCTACCATATAGTCGGACCAGGTCAAAGTGGACATGTGAAATCAGTGTGGTATTACAATCAAGTGAAGGACTGGGTAGAAGGTAATTATCATACAACGGTGATTGATGGTGCAATAGAAAATGGTTATGAATTAATATTAAAAGCGATATAA
- a CDS encoding YceI family protein, whose product MTKFNLDVAHSSIDFSVKHMMVSKVKGSFTNFTADLEGNSEDLSGASISFDIDVKSITTNSEDRDNHLRSADFFDTETFPSIKFVATDIKKTDNGEYDVTGDITIKDVTKPVTFEVEYGGKGTNPWGQEVVAFSAETKLNRKEFGLVWNQALETGGVLVGEDIKISVELELNPA is encoded by the coding sequence ATGACAAAATTTAACCTTGACGTTGCTCACTCTAGCATCGATTTTTCTGTAAAACACATGATGGTTTCAAAGGTAAAAGGTTCTTTCACAAACTTCACTGCTGATTTAGAAGGTAATTCCGAAGATTTAAGTGGTGCTTCTATCAGCTTTGATATCGATGTAAAATCAATTACTACAAACAGCGAAGATCGCGATAACCACTTACGCTCTGCTGACTTCTTTGACACAGAAACTTTCCCGAGCATCAAATTCGTTGCTACTGACATAAAAAAAACAGACAACGGCGAATATGATGTAACTGGTGATATTACAATTAAGGACGTTACAAAACCTGTAACGTTCGAAGTTGAATACGGCGGTAAAGGTACTAATCCATGGGGCCAAGAAGTTGTAGCCTTCTCTGCTGAAACAAAATTAAACCGTAAAGAATTTGGCTTAGTTTGGAACCAAGCCCTTGAAACTGGTGGCGTTCTTGTCGGAGAAGACATCAAAATCTCTGTAGAACTTGAATTAAACCCAGCTTAA
- a CDS encoding ABC transporter ATP-binding protein gives MEKQKLAMIASIIFVVISTLLNLLVPYLIGVIIDQYIIPKDMNGTLRFLVLLAVIYIAAAMFTWFQTFLMVRVSLKTIRVLRQDLFGKFQTLSLRFFDKRTHGDLMSRVTNDIESLNNALSQSVIQIFSSILMVSGVTIAMFLLNWVLAIISLLVIPLIIFTTKKIIKYSSSNFIKRQRDLGELNGFIEEAISGNEVITLFGQEEKAFKKFDMVNERLRHSATAADTVSGFLGPINNFINNLGLALIIGVGALMTVQGMATVGIIAAFVTYSRQFFRPINQLSSLLNTFQSAIAGAERVFEIMDETSDMTDNENAMEIDALKGDVEFSNVNFSYENGKQILKNISFQAKAGEKIALVGPTGSGKTTIINLLMRFYDINSGEIKIDGRRIQDYKISKLREKIGIVLQDTFLFSGTIMENIRYGRLEATNEEVIAAAKMASAHGFIKHLPGRYETHITSGGSSLSQGQRQLLAIARAILADSDILILDEATSSIDTRTEIEIQQGLNRLSEGRTSFVIAHRLKTIENADRILVIHQGELIESGTHEELLKQKGFYHELYESQFNI, from the coding sequence ATGGAGAAGCAAAAGCTAGCGATGATAGCATCTATTATTTTTGTTGTCATTTCTACGCTTTTGAATTTACTTGTACCTTATTTGATAGGTGTCATCATTGACCAATACATCATCCCAAAGGATATGAATGGGACACTCCGGTTTTTGGTATTATTAGCTGTTATTTATATTGCTGCAGCCATGTTTACTTGGTTCCAAACGTTCTTAATGGTGCGAGTATCGCTTAAGACGATTCGAGTGTTACGCCAGGATTTATTTGGAAAGTTTCAAACATTGTCATTACGCTTTTTTGACAAACGCACACATGGTGATTTAATGAGCCGGGTAACGAACGATATTGAAAGTTTGAATAATGCGCTTAGCCAAAGCGTCATCCAAATTTTTTCGTCTATTTTAATGGTGTCGGGAGTTACGATCGCAATGTTCTTACTAAATTGGGTGCTTGCTATCATATCACTATTAGTAATTCCATTAATCATCTTTACAACGAAGAAAATTATCAAATATAGCAGTAGTAATTTCATCAAAAGACAGCGTGATTTGGGCGAGTTAAATGGGTTTATAGAAGAAGCAATTTCCGGAAATGAAGTAATAACACTTTTCGGGCAAGAGGAAAAGGCATTTAAGAAATTTGATATGGTAAATGAAAGATTGCGTCATTCGGCAACTGCTGCTGATACCGTTTCAGGATTCCTTGGACCAATTAATAACTTCATAAACAATCTAGGACTTGCACTAATCATTGGAGTGGGTGCACTTATGACGGTTCAAGGGATGGCCACTGTAGGGATAATTGCCGCCTTCGTCACGTATTCCCGTCAATTCTTTCGGCCAATAAATCAGCTATCTAGTCTATTAAATACATTCCAATCTGCTATAGCTGGAGCAGAGCGGGTTTTTGAAATTATGGATGAAACATCAGATATGACGGATAACGAGAATGCAATGGAGATTGATGCGTTGAAAGGTGATGTGGAGTTTTCGAATGTGAACTTCTCTTATGAAAACGGAAAACAAATCTTGAAAAATATCAGTTTCCAAGCAAAAGCTGGGGAGAAAATTGCATTAGTAGGTCCAACTGGTTCAGGGAAAACGACGATCATTAACCTATTAATGCGGTTTTACGACATCAACTCTGGTGAAATTAAAATCGACGGTCGAAGAATTCAAGATTATAAAATTAGCAAACTCCGTGAAAAAATAGGTATTGTTCTACAAGATACATTCTTATTTTCCGGAACGATCATGGAAAATATCCGCTACGGTCGTCTAGAAGCAACTAATGAAGAAGTCATTGCAGCTGCCAAAATGGCATCAGCACATGGGTTTATCAAGCACTTACCAGGGCGGTATGAGACACATATCACTTCTGGTGGGTCCAGTTTAAGCCAAGGACAACGACAATTACTGGCAATTGCCCGAGCGATTTTAGCGGATTCAGATATACTAATATTAGACGAAGCAACATCAAGTATTGATACGAGAACCGAAATCGAAATCCAACAAGGACTAAATCGATTATCGGAAGGACGTACAAGTTTTGTCATTGCACATCGACTAAAAACAATTGAAAACGCCGACCGAATTTTAGTCATCCATCAAGGAGAACTTATCGAATCGGGAACACATGAAGAACTGCTTAAACAAAAAGGATTTTACCATGAACTGTATGAGAGTCAGTTTAATATTTGA